The Geotrypetes seraphini chromosome 8, aGeoSer1.1, whole genome shotgun sequence genome includes a region encoding these proteins:
- the HVCN1 gene encoding voltage-gated hydrogen channel 1 codes for MSRILRHFTIVGDHRREQWEKEEDEEVIHQREEQKEPPLPASRSFRDTLKWLYSRHRFQIAIVCLVVIDALFVLCQILLDLEIIKPDKHHIAPQVFHYLSLSVLTFFVVEIFGKIYAYQLEFFHHKFEILDAVVVLISFIIDIIYIAQENIFQAVGLLILLRLWRVARIINGIIVSIKTTAEEKISKLREANHALSETVEQLQQQCKQKEDEIDRLQKLLQQHNVFPTR; via the exons ATGTCTAGAATCCTGAGGCACTTTACCATTGTGGGAGACCATCGTAGGGAACaatgggagaaggaggaggatgaAGAAGTGATCCATCAAAGAGAAGAGCAGAAAGAGCCACCTTTACCCGCATCTCGCTCCTTCAGAGATACACTCAAATGGCTTTATAGCAGGCACAGATTCCAG attgCGATTGTATGTCTAGTCGTCATTGATGCGCTTTTTGTGCTCTGTCAGATCCTGTTAGATTTGGAAATCATAAAACCAGATAAGCATCATATAGCACCACAG GTATTTCACTACCTCAGTCTTTCcgttttaacattttttgtagTGGAAATCTTTGGAAAAATCTACGCCTATCAACTGGAATTCTTTCATCACAAGTTTGAGATTTTGGATGCTGTTGTTGTGCTCATCTCATTTATTATTGACATAATCTATATTGCGCAGGAAAATATATTTCAGGCGGTGGGATTATTAATTCTTCTCAGGCTCTGGCGAGTTGCTAGAATTATAAACG GAATAATTGTATCCATAAAAACAACTGCTGAAGAAAAGATAAGTAAGCTGAGAGAAGCCAATCACGCCCTTTCTGAGACGGTCGAGCAACTtcaacagcagtgcaaacagaaG GAAGATGAGATTGATAGACTTCAGAAACTGTTACAGCAACATAACGTCTTTCCAACACGTTGA